A window from Phalacrocorax aristotelis chromosome 5, bGulAri2.1, whole genome shotgun sequence encodes these proteins:
- the E2F8 gene encoding transcription factor E2F8 isoform X2 → MVSRLAKNRYAWHGRHNLSKTLQALKRVGEENKYTQQIQMIKKREYEHEFDFDGERHEEMARSFGSNEHSEMCFVELPGMEFRAASVNSRKDKSLRVMSQKFVMLFLVSTPQIVSLEVAAKILIGEDQLEDLDKSKFKTKIRRLYDIANVLSSLELIKKVHVTEERGRKPAFKWTGPEVLPDIQDTKLAITSTTCPPPITESITSKEQCSKNLFPSRGKQNFTRHPSLIKLVKSIENDRRKIQSAPTSPVKISAGTDQNLSAFPSKMAQVPAIAKHQLEGQSKNAKEMKMNLSRSALECNLSSPEVVPKPEPPRAAAPSQPSALVQPLGVCPPSHGSVPPVILPHTHSGLSYAIYLHPSQAHTVTTYSPSFMLQPLPCANVTGIKSINSQVLNKTTTEEGDNQIATDDPTKSLTAKERPTIKSETSSQRCLKRSQALQENHLIKRYRSDEESLDTSLGESIKNERPPSSSSQVNNETDNFQEERQSKPETLDENTAGCHDQCKREDTPEDEDKIKTKQDIPVAFAIPAHETFFPSGYLIPLTQCPHGNQAGFSDKEKAGICSLQHTTYSSPIAGVIPVTASELKAVNIPAFHITPLNIMLSPTSIAAGPVLSNSCLNSSNTGSAPNPSSSVLNFTLQHVGLIPAGVRVPANPVLQHVPVSSQQENVSQSSENVNLQEEKLCVPKDPPQPQTVTENFFRTPGGPNTVPSLSANSDGPDRISQGTLYIPQRKLEVSED, encoded by the exons ATGGTGAGCCGCCTTGCCAAAAACAGATATGCTTGGCACGGGCGCCATAATCTCTCCAAAACCCTGCAGGCTTTGAAAAGAGTTGGAGAAGAGAACAAATATACCCAACAAATTCAGATGATCAAGAAAAGAGAGTATGAGCATGAATTTGATTTTGATGGTGAAAGACACGAAGAGATGGCAAGATCTTTTGGCTCAAATGAGCATTCGGAAATGTGTTTTGTTGAGCTCCCAGGAATGGAATTTCGTGCTG catcagTAAATAGCAGGAAAGACAAGTCTTTACGAGTGATGAGTCAGAAATTTGTGATGCTGTTTCTTGTATCGACTCCTCAAATAGTAAGCCTTGAAGTTGCTGCTAAAATCTTGATTGGAGAAGACCAGTTAGAAGACTTAGATAAAAGCAAGTTTAAAA CCAAAATTCGGAGACTTTATGACATAGCAAATGTTCTCAGTAGCCTTGAGCTTATCAAGAAAGTTCATGTTacagaggagagagggagaaaaccaGCATTCAAATGGACAGGACCTGAGGTCTTGCCAGATATTCAGG atACCAAACTTGCAATAACTTCTACGACCTGCCCCCCACCTATTACAGAATCGATCACTTCCAAAGAGCAGTGTTcaaaaaacctttttccttcaagaggaaagcaaaacttCACTCGGCATCCTTCTCTAATAAAGTTAGTTAAAAGTATAGAAAACGACAGAAGAAAGATTCAGTCTGCTCCGACCAGTCCAGTTAAAATAAGTGCAG GTACTGATCAAAATTTATCAGCTTTCCCAAGTAAAATGGCTCAGGTTCCAGCAATCGCTAAACATCAGCTGGAAGGACAGTCAAA GAATGcaaaagagatgaaaatgaaCTTGTCAAGATCTGCTTTGGAATGTAACCTGTCCTCACCGGAGGTGGTCCCCAAGCCCGAACCTCCTCGCGCCGCAGCACCCTCTCAGCCGTCAGCTCTCGTGCAGCCGCTCGGTGTCTGTCCTCCAAGCCACGGTTCAGTCCCACCAGTAATACTACCTCATACTCATTCTGGTCTTTCATACGCGATATATCTGCACCCTTCCCAAGCCCACACTGTGACAACGTACAGCCCAAGTTTCATGTTGCAGCCTCTACCGTGTGCTAATGTAACTGGAATTAAGAGTATTAATTCACaagtattaaataaaacaaccaCTGAGGAAGGGGACAATCAAATAGCGACAGATGATCCAACAAAGTCCTTGACAGCTAAAGAAAGACCGACTATAAAATCAGAAACTTCATCACAGCGGTGCCTTAAAAGATCACAAGCATTACAAGAGAatcatttaattaaaaggtaCAGAAGCGATGAGGAAAGCCTTGATACTTCTCTG ggagaatccattaaaaatgaaagaccaCCTTCCAGCAGCTCACAAGTGAACAACGAAACAGACAACTTCCAGGAAGAGAGGCAGAGCAAACCCGAAACATTAGATGAAAACACGGCAGGCTGCCATGACCAATGTAAAAGAGAAGATACTCCAGAAGACGAGGACAAAATCAAAACGAAACAAGACATACCTGTAGCATTTGCCATTCCCGCTCATGAG aCCTTTTTTCCATCTGGCTATCTTATTCCTCTTACTCAGTGCCCCCATGGCAACCAGGCAGGCTtttctgacaaagaaaaagCTGGGATATGTTCGTTACAGCACACTACCTACAGCTCACCCATTGCTG GTGTCATTCCAGTGACAGCATCTGAACTGAAAGCCGTTAACATCCCTGCTTTTCATATAACGCCCTTGAATATAATGCTGTCACCAACTTCTATAGCTGCTGGGCCTGTACTGAGCAACTCCTGTCTCAATTCAAGCAATACTGGTTCTGCCCCAAACCCAAGTTCTTCAGTTCTGAACTTTACACTGCAACACGTAGGACTGATACCCGCTGGCGTGCGAGTTCCTGCAAATCCTGTTCTTCAGCACGTGCCAGTCTCTTCGCAACAAGAAAACGTTAGCCAGAGCTCAGAAAACGTGAACTTGCAAGAGGAGAAG cTTTGTGTTCCAAAGGACCCCCCACAGCCCCAGACAGTTACAGAAAATTTTTTCCGCACACCAGGAGGGCCGAACACGGTACCTTCACTGTCTGCAAATTCAGATGGTCCCGACAGAATCTCTCAAGGAACTCTTTATATTCCTCAACGAAAACTTGAAGTGTCAGAAGATTAA
- the E2F8 gene encoding transcription factor E2F8 isoform X1, producing MQQAGGEMGTGDKENHSSEPYRSILKTPLKQAATSHLVLTEIQPACHPLTTPPKPKEVLPADPWTPTSNLKILISAASPEIRSREQRRELSNNTSEVLQAKHCLQEHLSGDEYEKSQPSRKEKSLGLLCHKFLARYPDYPSTAENNYICLDEVAEELNVERRRIYDIVNVLESLHMVSRLAKNRYAWHGRHNLSKTLQALKRVGEENKYTQQIQMIKKREYEHEFDFDGERHEEMARSFGSNEHSEMCFVELPGMEFRAASVNSRKDKSLRVMSQKFVMLFLVSTPQIVSLEVAAKILIGEDQLEDLDKSKFKTKIRRLYDIANVLSSLELIKKVHVTEERGRKPAFKWTGPEVLPDIQDTKLAITSTTCPPPITESITSKEQCSKNLFPSRGKQNFTRHPSLIKLVKSIENDRRKIQSAPTSPVKISAGTDQNLSAFPSKMAQVPAIAKHQLEGQSKNAKEMKMNLSRSALECNLSSPEVVPKPEPPRAAAPSQPSALVQPLGVCPPSHGSVPPVILPHTHSGLSYAIYLHPSQAHTVTTYSPSFMLQPLPCANVTGIKSINSQVLNKTTTEEGDNQIATDDPTKSLTAKERPTIKSETSSQRCLKRSQALQENHLIKRYRSDEESLDTSLGESIKNERPPSSSSQVNNETDNFQEERQSKPETLDENTAGCHDQCKREDTPEDEDKIKTKQDIPVAFAIPAHETFFPSGYLIPLTQCPHGNQAGFSDKEKAGICSLQHTTYSSPIAGVIPVTASELKAVNIPAFHITPLNIMLSPTSIAAGPVLSNSCLNSSNTGSAPNPSSSVLNFTLQHVGLIPAGVRVPANPVLQHVPVSSQQENVSQSSENVNLQEEKLCVPKDPPQPQTVTENFFRTPGGPNTVPSLSANSDGPDRISQGTLYIPQRKLEVSED from the exons ATGCAGCAGGCGGGCGGGGAGATGGGGACCGGCGACAAG GAAAATCACTCCTCTGAGCCATACAGAAGCATACTGAAAACTCCTTTGAAACAAGCAGCTACCTCACATTTGGTATTGACAGAGATACAGCCTGCCTGTCACCCTCTAACCACACCCCCAAAACCTAAAGAAGTCCTTCCAGCAGATCCATGGACACCTACTTCGAACCTTAAAATTCTGATCAGCGCAGCTAGTCCAGAGATTAGGAGCAGAGAACAGAGGAGGGAACTCTCAAACAACACGAGTGAGGTCCTGCAGGCAAAACACTGTTTGCAG GAGCACTTATCGGGAGATGAATATGAAAAATCTCAACCGAGTCGCAAAGAGAAGAGCCTAGGATTACTGTGTCATAAATTCTTAGCTCGATATCCTGATTACCCCAGCACTGCCGAGAATAATTACATTTGCCTCGACGAAGTCGCTGAAGAGCTCA atgttgaACGTAGACGCATATATGATATTGTGAACGTGCTAGAGAGCCTACACATGGTGAGCCGCCTTGCCAAAAACAGATATGCTTGGCACGGGCGCCATAATCTCTCCAAAACCCTGCAGGCTTTGAAAAGAGTTGGAGAAGAGAACAAATATACCCAACAAATTCAGATGATCAAGAAAAGAGAGTATGAGCATGAATTTGATTTTGATGGTGAAAGACACGAAGAGATGGCAAGATCTTTTGGCTCAAATGAGCATTCGGAAATGTGTTTTGTTGAGCTCCCAGGAATGGAATTTCGTGCTG catcagTAAATAGCAGGAAAGACAAGTCTTTACGAGTGATGAGTCAGAAATTTGTGATGCTGTTTCTTGTATCGACTCCTCAAATAGTAAGCCTTGAAGTTGCTGCTAAAATCTTGATTGGAGAAGACCAGTTAGAAGACTTAGATAAAAGCAAGTTTAAAA CCAAAATTCGGAGACTTTATGACATAGCAAATGTTCTCAGTAGCCTTGAGCTTATCAAGAAAGTTCATGTTacagaggagagagggagaaaaccaGCATTCAAATGGACAGGACCTGAGGTCTTGCCAGATATTCAGG atACCAAACTTGCAATAACTTCTACGACCTGCCCCCCACCTATTACAGAATCGATCACTTCCAAAGAGCAGTGTTcaaaaaacctttttccttcaagaggaaagcaaaacttCACTCGGCATCCTTCTCTAATAAAGTTAGTTAAAAGTATAGAAAACGACAGAAGAAAGATTCAGTCTGCTCCGACCAGTCCAGTTAAAATAAGTGCAG GTACTGATCAAAATTTATCAGCTTTCCCAAGTAAAATGGCTCAGGTTCCAGCAATCGCTAAACATCAGCTGGAAGGACAGTCAAA GAATGcaaaagagatgaaaatgaaCTTGTCAAGATCTGCTTTGGAATGTAACCTGTCCTCACCGGAGGTGGTCCCCAAGCCCGAACCTCCTCGCGCCGCAGCACCCTCTCAGCCGTCAGCTCTCGTGCAGCCGCTCGGTGTCTGTCCTCCAAGCCACGGTTCAGTCCCACCAGTAATACTACCTCATACTCATTCTGGTCTTTCATACGCGATATATCTGCACCCTTCCCAAGCCCACACTGTGACAACGTACAGCCCAAGTTTCATGTTGCAGCCTCTACCGTGTGCTAATGTAACTGGAATTAAGAGTATTAATTCACaagtattaaataaaacaaccaCTGAGGAAGGGGACAATCAAATAGCGACAGATGATCCAACAAAGTCCTTGACAGCTAAAGAAAGACCGACTATAAAATCAGAAACTTCATCACAGCGGTGCCTTAAAAGATCACAAGCATTACAAGAGAatcatttaattaaaaggtaCAGAAGCGATGAGGAAAGCCTTGATACTTCTCTG ggagaatccattaaaaatgaaagaccaCCTTCCAGCAGCTCACAAGTGAACAACGAAACAGACAACTTCCAGGAAGAGAGGCAGAGCAAACCCGAAACATTAGATGAAAACACGGCAGGCTGCCATGACCAATGTAAAAGAGAAGATACTCCAGAAGACGAGGACAAAATCAAAACGAAACAAGACATACCTGTAGCATTTGCCATTCCCGCTCATGAG aCCTTTTTTCCATCTGGCTATCTTATTCCTCTTACTCAGTGCCCCCATGGCAACCAGGCAGGCTtttctgacaaagaaaaagCTGGGATATGTTCGTTACAGCACACTACCTACAGCTCACCCATTGCTG GTGTCATTCCAGTGACAGCATCTGAACTGAAAGCCGTTAACATCCCTGCTTTTCATATAACGCCCTTGAATATAATGCTGTCACCAACTTCTATAGCTGCTGGGCCTGTACTGAGCAACTCCTGTCTCAATTCAAGCAATACTGGTTCTGCCCCAAACCCAAGTTCTTCAGTTCTGAACTTTACACTGCAACACGTAGGACTGATACCCGCTGGCGTGCGAGTTCCTGCAAATCCTGTTCTTCAGCACGTGCCAGTCTCTTCGCAACAAGAAAACGTTAGCCAGAGCTCAGAAAACGTGAACTTGCAAGAGGAGAAG cTTTGTGTTCCAAAGGACCCCCCACAGCCCCAGACAGTTACAGAAAATTTTTTCCGCACACCAGGAGGGCCGAACACGGTACCTTCACTGTCTGCAAATTCAGATGGTCCCGACAGAATCTCTCAAGGAACTCTTTATATTCCTCAACGAAAACTTGAAGTGTCAGAAGATTAA